ATGATGGTCCAAACATAGTCGCCAGGGAACTCACTGTGTCACGAGAAGAAAAGGTATTCTACTGTGTGCTACTACTTGTTGCAACATTCTAAAAGTGGGTGTACGGTGTACCGTTTTCTCTTTTAGGAGGCCCGAGTGGTTTGAGCGGCCAAAtgttacaatttttttataattaTTTTCTTTAGTAGGGTATCCAATAGGTTGACTAGTCTTGCATGCTGGGTTTACTCTGACAAACTAGAACCAATCTCTCTCAAGTTTGAAAGGTCGTTTCCCTTTACAAAGCCGCTGCTTTTATTTTATGATGCACTAGGAGATCTTCCATTTATTGTGAAAGCGGAGAAAACAACAATCCATCTTGCTTACATCAAGTAATTAACATCGGATGTTGATCTCAAAGACGATGGTCTAAAGTACAGCTAAAAGACACtactactgtttttttttccttgcttgTACTTCACACATAGGTGGGCTTATATAGCTCACGAGTTGCATAGAGTAAACGAAAGTCACTTGTGGCCGTTGGATGTCAGATGATAATCTTGCAGTCGTCGACCATCGTCAGATTCTCCCATCCTCACCTTCTTCTGGTACCCTGCTGCATGCTAGGTCCTCACATGAagcttcacttccattgtgtGACAAAAATCAATGATTTCCACGGCAGTTGTAGTACCGTGACCAAAGTGTATAAAAGAGGGTAGATTTTAAGTTCATGTACATATCGTGTGTGTTTTTAACATGAACTGAGCTCATGAAACCGATACGGGCCACAACGTTGAAATGAAAGTATTAGTTCCAAAACCAATTGAATGAAAAGTGCTTAACATACAAAGTACATCATTTGGTCCAACATACAAGGATTCATTTGTACTACATTCCATAGGAAAATTTACATCCACTCTAATCTCTTGGAAGAAATCCTTTGgtccaatcaaacaaactttgatgcaaacaaaatattaTAAGCCTCAAGTGGACATGACATCGCAATACTACATTTTTCATGTTTCTTTAATTTTCCAATCctatgaatcaaagaggcccatTATAGTGGAAACTGAAAACCACACAAGGACTTATACGGTTTTATGTTTTTTAGAGGATTTAAAACTTCAGTTCTTTTTTCCCTATATGTATCATTCGTTTTACAGAAATAGAGACGCTAGATTTCTAAAAATCATGTCTAAATTGACTTAATTTTTAAGGATTCTTAGCAATACATACAAcctcatgatttttttttcaatactATAGTGTGCATGACATTTCAATCATGTGATTTCAAAATTCTGCAAACGGAACAAGCCTTAAAAGTTacagaaagcaaaaaaaaaaaactccctctaatcctaaatttttgactcaaattttcccaaatatgggtgtatctattcttaaaaaacgtctagatacatgtaatatttcgacaacaatttaggatcggagtgagtagaaTACATTGGTGGGATGGAATTTCGTAAACAtgtaaaatttgttcaaactcaaatttgttctgtAAACAtgtacattttcttttctcgctacatattgattttttttccatgagaTGGCCCatatttaaataaatattaagGGGCAGCATGTATATATCCAACGTAATACTACAATATAAAATTTCCTTTAATCCCCACGATCAATACTCAATTTCAAGCTGTTGCCTTTGCTGGCGCCTTGACGGCCTCGAATCTGGGCTCCTTGGCTTCAAACTTGTGCTTGCTGTAGACATCCATGTAGTCCCCAAACACATACGACTCCGGGtactcgccgccggcgcccgccaccgccggcgagaTGGCCGCCTCGAAGGCCGGGTTATAGAACGAAGCCACGGAGCGGCGGTTGGCGTCGCGCATGGGGAGGACGCGGTGCCAGGCGCTGCGGTAGCGGCCATTGCTGAGCACCTCGATCTGGTCGCCGGTGTTGACGACGATGGCGTCCGCGAGCGGCTGCACGGAGAGCCACTCGCCGCCCTTGAGCACCTCGAGGCCGCCGACCTTATCGTCCTGGAACAGCAGGATcacgccgccggcgtccgtGTGGGCCCTGAGGCCCGTGACGAGGTCGGGCCGCGGGCACGGCGGGTAGTGGCTCACCTTGGTGCCGAAGCACGGCGCGTGGCGGCCGTGGCCCGTGAAGGCGGCCTTGATCCGGCCCGTCTCGAGGCCCAGGTTATCGTCCATGGCCTCCATGACTCTCTCGGCCAGCTTCTTGAGCTCGGCCCGGTACTCGTGCATCGTCTCCTTGAACCCCGGCGGGGAGGACGGCCAGCTCTGGGTGTCGTCGTGGAGGTAGAAGATGTCCTCCCAGTCCATGTCGTccacgggcgccgccgcctcgccgcgccgctcgGCTTCCACCAGCGCCTCCAGCGTCCGCACCGGCTCCGACGACCGGAACGCGGCTTCTCGGAGCCGGTAGCTCTCCGAGCATACCTTCTTCACGCGCTCCAGGAGCTCCGTCGGGATGCCATGGTTTACTAGCTGGAAGAAGCCCCAGTTCTCGCAGCCGTCGGCGATCTGCGCCATGGTTTCGGCTCTCTCGGCGCCGTCCAGCTTCGAGAAGTCGATCACCGGAACCACCATGGCGATGAGACGATGAATGAAATTTGAGCTTTGTTTCAGGTGCTGTATGCTGTGCAGGTGATGGTTTGAGCTGGAGAACCATGGTGTATATATAGTGCACCAGGTATGACTGGTCGGCAAatattttcagaagaaaaaaatatctgGTCAATACAGGCGCTGGAGCTGATCTGGCACCTGCTCAGGTGAGAACCTTCTCCGCAGCAGCAACTATTGGATGGTTCTGGCAAATTGAAACTGgcatctctcctctcctccatgtTTTTGTTGTATCTGTTAGTACCAGATATGTGATGTCCATGTCATGCCAGTGTGACTTGTGCAGTGACATTGCATTGGGATGAAGGAGCCTTCACTCAGGCAAGAGCCAGGAGAGAAAGTTGATCAAGAATTCAGGAGATGGAAGTATATCTCAGACCTATCAAAAGGGAAATATTAAACATCAAGTTTGGACTTCTGTGAACAGTTTGTGGGAATGGTGTGTTGAACTCAAACTAGGGATGCAAATTCAATTGCTGTTCCAATTTGAAATACTCATGAGTTTCACTACCGTAAATCAGGATTTTTCAGCCTGTTTGGTGGGTAATCAGTGTGTGTGTCTTCttaagtaatttttttttctagaatacgcCCAAGCAGACGTGTCATCCGTTAAAAAACAAGTTTACTGTGATGCAGTTACAGGACCAAATTGGCGACCAAAAATACAATTAGCCAGAGACTCTCTGCTCATCTCTTCCACTCGAAGGCGAAAACAGAATCACCTAGTAGATTAGCCTGTCGCTAAGCACTACCTTCCACCTGAATCGCGGCGGGAACAGCACCAAGACTAGGCGAGTCCCCCTCAAAAACCACTCTGTTTCGGTGCTTCCAATTTGACTAGCACACGAGAGTGACTGAAGTAGCAAGAGGTTTACGATCAAACTAATGACAAAATCTTTTAGTCCCATAATCTTTTAGTCCGAGTATATCTTTTAGGCTGAACTCTTCTAGATTGGAACTACTCGCACTGTTGTAAATGACGTGATATTATTCTTCAGTCTGAGGAAAACTTATCATCTCCACAGTCGGCAGAGGCTCAGCCACGTCTACAACCTCCCAAAAAACCCAGCAAAACGGTACAGATTCTTGGACACTATTGATTCTTATGTCCATAATGAAATCTTCCATGGAAATACTTACAAGTCTTTGCTCAATTCCCCATCAAGGAAAATGTGGCCTTGAATTAACTTGGCGTCTTCCAATGCCTTCTTGGAAGGTACATGCACAGAAACCTGTCTGCAAATCAACTGGCCGCATCTAGCCAAGACGACCAAAACAGTGGCCCTGACCTGTCTGAGTAGTGAGTACGTTGATGTTCTTGTCATTGCATTCAATTCGCTCAAGGAAAATGTGGGGGAAATCGCTGGAGCTTGTAAGACCAGAATTGGATTGCTTGGAATTCAGATTGGATCTCTCTCTCCATTATTAAGTTCCAAACGGACACTGGACTAGATGTCCCTTTCtttcttgtgttttttctgcaaCTGTGTGAATAACTCCATCTGCAATCTTGGACCAGATGGGGAGTTAATTGCAACGTGATTGTGTGGCTACCCGGAATAGAagctttgttttttgtttggttttgttcTTCTGGATAAACACGAGCATTTTAGACAGAGACGAAGACAGGGGGAGTGGCGAGAGCCATTGCTCCCCCATAATCGAGGAGTTCAGGTTATATCCCTGTACACTTCAAGATCTTATTTGCATTGATGATGTTTGGTACCTCACACTCTCGCACCAATGATTGACATGATTCCTTGCTTTATGGTCCTTGATTTTTGGCCATGATTGTTTTAGCAAATTTAAAATGTTTAGACACAatcttttttaggaaacatAGTACAGACGCAATCACTTGCACACACGAACGTACACCcgacccctatgagcacctccgagagactgAGCCACCGGCCGATCAttttgagattgacgaagtcaccgcagGTGCCTCGTAGTTGACGGTTACGTCACTCCCACTGAAAACACAACACCGGTTAAAACCTGAAATAAATACAGGAAATGCGAGCACAAGAAAATGCCAAGTCTGGGATTTAAACCTGTGTGGGctctggttccaccacaaggaaccaaccacCTAAGTTAGGCTCAGTTCGTTGTTTGGACACAAATTTTGTTTGTGCACTTCAAATGAAAGTACGGTTTTCGTTCTCAACTTGTCGATAAGTACGGAAATGGTCGTTAAACTTTTTCATCCCCTAACTATTGAATCCAGACACAAATGATCCCTTTGCCATGTCAACATTTATTGAATCCAGACACAAATGGTCAACAAACTTTTTCatcatttttcatttttggcctccaaattaatttgtttCCGGTAAAAAAACAAGACGGTGTGATATTTCGAGACCAAAACAATGACACGTCAACACTAATAGTACTTTGCATGAGGGGAGACACCATAAGTACGGAAATGGTCTCGAACTTACATGAATTTATTGGAGGTCATCCATGTTCGACGAAGGCATAGGCGAACTGATTATTTAAttcattcttttgtttgttctcttaaaaaatattttttgttgtctAATAAAATTCATTTTTATACTCATAACAGTGATAACCTCGATTTTACTAAGAAACCATTGACGATCACACAAATTATTAACGATCACTCAAATTATTCATTAAACAAGTTTTTTAACAAACAAATTAGTTAGTCATTAGTTGATTATCAGTTAGCTATCATTCTACAGGAGAAGTTGAATGTTGAGGAAGCAGATATCCTTGCCAGATGCATgtattaattaactaatcGCTTAGTTTCCATTCCGAGCAGTAGTAGTATATTAATTTTCTTCGTCTCGTGTGCTTTGAACAAGTCATCCTTTTGATTTTGATCagtgccaaaaaaaaaattagttagGTACATAACCGTTGATAAAATAATCATTCATGCATGGGCCGGTTAGTTCCTAACTTGCAATCAGGAATAAATTAAGAAAGGAATTTTAGGAGCCGCCAAGGGATAGATCACATTAAGGTGTGTTCAAACGCAGGCCGACTACAATCCCGTCCAAAACCGGCTAATTATATGATGTCAGCCGCCGGGAGCAAGAGGCCTCGAAGCTGCGATTTTATTTTGGTTTCCCTCGTTTTCGACAGGCATCGTGTGACGAGAGGAACCATACATCAACATCCGTATGTCGTTTGTGTATTTTCTTTGTGAAGTTTTGTGTCCTTGCGGTGGCGTTTTGGTGGAGTAGACGACGTTGAATGGAATAATGGTATCCCGGCTACATCCTCTTCCTGGCGTAGTCAACACGATCTACTTCATGGAGCTAGTGGATCTCGcggtttatttattttgttattttggtcttcttcttcatcggTTAGGTGATGAATTAGTGGTTCGGCTACCTGCATTGCAAAGGGTGTCTCCCCGGCCATAGTTCACTGAATGATCTTAGGTTCTCATCGGCAGCGGTGAGCGACTCAAGCGGATATTTAAACCCTATGAGTTTAGTCCATCTTGTGCAGGTCTGATCAAATTTCATCATCAGAGACATGGAAAAATTTCAAGATACGTGTGACGGATATAGAGATTTTTACTTCAAAGGATTTTGGTGTAACTTTTAGTTGCATTAGGGTTCTTTGTTGTCGGTTTTTGTTCAATTTACCGATCCTCTATACTCTGtttattgattcaataaagccagatgtttcttaaaaaaatgttgatgTCAGCGAGTGTGCTAGTTCAAAATATTGTGAACGGAGGTTTTACGGTTTCAAGCAAAGCCGTATTTGAACACCCCCTAGCTAGATCACGCGCGCGGCATATCTGCACAACACATGatagaaaaggaaaggatTGCATACAATTAGTCTAACTGCGGATGGATTAGGATGAGAAGATATTAAGCAAAATCTGAGTTTTTTAGTATCGTCCACGTCACAATGAGGTACATATAATAACCAATGTCTGAGTTTGTAATATCTTTgtaaaagtgaaaaaaaatgaactccACAATTCTAGCCCCAAATGATAGGTGCCAAACAAGCTGTAAAAGTGAAAGAAATGAAGTCCAATCCTAGAAATTTTGGAAGTTTATCCATAAAAAAGTTGGAAATTCATCCCAAAGATTTGAAAGTTTGTCAAACAATAAGTTTATCCGACAACATTCATTGAAAGCTCATCTACAATTTTGAAACTTCACTCTTAAAAATACTGAAATTCATCTCATCTGTGAAAATTATCTTAGCTTAGTCAAGCTTCCCAAACCAACTTGTTCGAACATACGCATAACAAATTATCAATCATCATAGTACGATTCAATCCTCTGCTAGTTTATTATGGTTCTTCAGAGACCAGACTTCAGAGATATGATGGTTTAGTAATGGTTCTTCAGAGAAAGTCACATGGAGAGTGATATATTTGTTCTTGGGTCACAAATGACAATGATATGACCAATCAATCCATCTGTTCTGTTAATTTTGTCGAATCTAACCAAGCATAAGAATCCAACCAAATAGCAATCTAGCCAGCTCCATCCCAGAAAGTGCTTTAATTCTGATCCTGATCCATCTACGTCTACATATAGATCCTAGTGTTACGCTAGTAGAAAAATTTTAAttccaaggaaaaaaaggaaaattccCTATTCCTTTgcttttactctttttttaacAAACCAAAGAGGCCTTAACAGAGATGATAGCATGTTCTTTGTGGAGGAGCTCTGCAACACAGGAAGGGAACCACCGAGCTGCCGAATAACGTTCGTTTCTATTTAATCAACTAAGGAATAGCAGACGCTCCCAAAAAAAGTGCATCAGTACGCAGGTAAAGAACAACATGTCCTAGCTTAGTCAAGCTTCCCAAATCAACTTGTTCGAACATACGCATAACAAATTATCAAGCATCATAATACGATTCCATCCTCTGGTAGTTTATTACAGTATGGTTCTTCAGTCACCAGACTCCCAGAGATATGATGGTTTACTGATGGTTCTTCTGAGAAAGTCACATGGAGAGTGATAGATTTGTTCCTGGGTCAGACAAGCCATTGACAAATGACAATGATATGACCAATCAATCAGTCTGTTCTGTTAACTTTGCCGAATCCAACCAAGCATAAGAATCCAACCAAATAGCAATCTATAGCCAGCTCCATCCCAGAAACTTCTTTCCTTTTGACACATGCAGAGAattttttactttatttttatGCAGAGAACTGTCTTTCCTTTTCTATGCAGAGGATTTGCTTGGAGCAGCCGAACCCTGCAGCCTGCAGCTGTCATTGCAAAACCTCTATAAAAGGCCATTTCGTCTCCCTGCATCCCACCCATCAGCAGCAaagaacaccattctcttctCAATTACCAGAGCCAGCTGCTAGCTAGTTAAGGCTCACAACTCATCTTCCCCAAGAATAGTTTAGCCATGGTGGTTCCGGTGATCGACTTCTCGAAGCTGGACGGCGCCGAGAGAGCCGAAACCATGGCGAAGATCGCCGACGGGTGCGAGAACTGGGGCTTCTTCCAGCTGGTGAACCATGGCATCCCGACGGAGCTTCTGGAGCGCGTGAAGAAGGTTTGCTCGGAGAGCTACCGGCTCCGAGAAGCCGCGTTCCGGGTTTCGGAGCCGGTGCGGACGCTGGAAGCGCTGGTGGAAGCcgagcggcgcggcgaggcggcggcgcccgtggACGACATGGACTGGGAGGACATCTTCTACCTCCACGACGACACCCAGAGCTGGCCGTCCTCCCCGCCGGGGTTCAAGGAGACGATGCACGAGTACCGGGCCGAGCTCAAGAAGCTGGCCGAGAGAGTCATGGAGGCCATGGACGATAACCTGGGCCTCGAGACGGGCCGGATCAAGGCCGCCTTCACGGGCCACGGCCGCCACGCGCCCTTCTTCGGCACCAAGGTGAGCCACTACCCGCCGTGCCCACGGCCCGACCTCGTCACCGGCCTCCGAGCCCACacggacgccggcggcgtgATCCTGCTGTTCCAGGACGACAAGGTCGGCGGGCTCGAGGTGCTCAAGGACGGCGAGTGGCTCGCCGTGCAGCCGCTCGCGGACGCCATCGTCGTCAACACCGGCGACCAGATCGAGGTGCTCAGCAATGGCCGCTACCGCAGCGCCTGGCACCGCGTCCTCCCCATGCGCGACGCCAACCGCCGCTCCGTGGCTTCGTTCTATAACCCGGCCTTCGAGGCGGCCATCTCGCCGGcggtgggcggcgccggcggcgagtaCCCGGAGTCGTATGTGTTTGGGGACTACATGGATGTCTACAGCAAGCACAAGTTTGAAGCCAAGGAGCCCAGATTCGAGGCCGTCAAGGCGCCAGCAAAGGCAACAGCTTGAAATTGAGTATTGATCGTGGGGATTAAAGGGGGTTGATTATCTGTTAGCTGGGTTAATTTTGGTGACCAGGTAGGTTGCAGTGAGAATGGAAAGGGGGTTGATTATCTGTTAGCTGGGGTTTATTCAATTACTGCAGTTGTTTTATGATTTATGACATAGGTGGTGTACCAATGAAATATTTTGTGATCGTTTCATGTTTGGCAGTTAAGAAAGGAATACTATAATATTTTCTTTATTGAAGATATACCTGAATTCCTATTGCTTGACTGTGCTTTATCATTGGATCAATACTTTGCGAAACACCTCTTTAGTGAGTCTTCCCCATTACTTTGCTCCATGGAAAGAATGATTTCTCTATACAGGAAGAAGATATGAGGGGTGTTGTTTGTAGAGTAGAGTACGTTTGTTTTGTTCTTGATAAGGAACATGAGATCTTGACAATCTATCTAGAGTATCTAACCACAAATGCCTTACGATAATATTCTATCGCTGTagaatttttgttttaaaaaccCTGATCTTAAAACTGACAAAAAATCCAAGTGGAGGTATTGGTCAGTCGTTTTCGCCATCACTTCTAGCATTGATCCTTTGTGAGGATCAGATTATGTGCACAGGTGTGTAGTGATATGCTTTGCAGCACGATTCTTACTTCGTGTACGATTTTGAAATATTGaagtaaatttctctttttcacAAAAGTCGTTGGATGTTAGCAAGCACAAGTTTGAAGCCAAGAAGCCCAGATTCGAGGCCGTGAATGCGCCACCAAAggcaacaatttttttttgaaggaaagcCATAATGGCGAGAGCAAAGGCAACAGCTTGAAATTAGTGATCATCGAGAGTAATGGGGGTAGATTTTCTGTTAGCTGGCTTAATTTTGGTGACCAGTTGGGTTAGAGTGACGATGAAAAGGGAGTTGAATAGTTGATTATCTGTTAGCTGGAGTTTATTCAACTACTGTAGCAGTTTCATGAAATGGGTGTGTACCAGTGTAATGTGGGGGATATTTTGTgattgtttggtgtttggcaATTATCAAAGGAATAATAATTTTTCAATGAAGACAACTGTTGTTATTTTACAATTGGGCGTGGCTATATCTCAGTTGTTTGATCTTTAAGAAAAATGgttaaatctcagttgacgTATCATAGCCATTTGATTGTTATTTGGACGTCATCCGACTCTCCTCTTTTCGTCGTTCATtccgaatcttaaagcacGAACCATATCCAGTGGCTGAggaatcaacttatctctaactaaaaatcaggcgaCTTAGATATAACAAACCATTACAATATTGTTTGATTGTGATGCAACATTTGTTCATTACTTTGCTCCATGAAAAGAATGATTTCTCTATAAAGGAAGAAAGATATGAGGGATGTTCTTTTTAGAGTATAGTacatttgttttgttcataATAAGAAACATGAGATCTAGACAATCTATCTAGAGTATCTACCCATAAATGCCTCACGGTAATATTCTATCGTTATAGTAGAGTTATTGTTTAAAAAAGAACTGATCATAAAACTAACAACAAATCCAAGTGGAATGGTCATACATTCAAAATAGATTGGCAAATACCGTGTTAATTAAAATGATGCATATTCATCGTTCCAGTCTtgttgtaaaataaaatcactATGCATTCTACTCCATTTAGGGGGAAATGTTTTGTCGCGTAGTCTTGGTACTATTTCTTTCTGCCTTTTCCTAATACGTTAGATTGTGATGACGCATGTTGACGTGCTCGTTAGTTTCGACAATATAATGGTAGGAAGAACATGATTAGTGGCCGGGGGTACTCCctcttttttggaaaaaaaggTATTTCACAATTTTATGAAGAAGTGAGACATGGTAGTTATGTTTGGACAAACTGACTCATATTTTTGGCAGAAAGCgttgtttattttttgcttCACATTTCCTTTTTCCTAGCAAGCTGGAGATTTGATTAATTTGAAGGTTTTTCCCATCGACCTGTCGGTTTGATCGATCAGATTCCACACTGGTACTGGACTCCAACTCGGCCCAAATAGGTCCGAGTGTCCCGATTAACCAAAAGGCTTAAATTTTTCCACGGGAGCCAGCTGCTCTATAGGACTACGAATGAATGACCAGATACCGTGTGAGTGCACGATTGGACAGTCACAGATGCTAGGGGTTT
The Brachypodium distachyon strain Bd21 chromosome 2, Brachypodium_distachyon_v3.0, whole genome shotgun sequence genome window above contains:
- the LOC100826347 gene encoding 1-aminocyclopropane-1-carboxylate oxidase — translated: MVVPVIDFSKLDGAERAETMAKIADGCENWGFFQLVNHGIPTELLERVKKVCSESYRLREAAFRVSEPVRTLEALVEAERRGEAAAPVDDMDWEDIFYLHDDTQSWPSSPPGFKETMHEYRAELKKLAERVMEAMDDNLGLETGRIKAAFTGHGRHAPFFGTKVSHYPPCPRPDLVTGLRAHTDAGGVILLFQDDKVGGLEVLKDGEWLAVQPLADAIVVNTGDQIEVLSNGRYRSAWHRVLPMRDANRRSVASFYNPAFEAAISPAVGGAGGEYPESYVFGDYMDVYSKHKFEAKEPRFEAVKAPAKATA
- the LOC100825510 gene encoding 1-aminocyclopropane-1-carboxylate oxidase — translated: MVVPVIDFSKLDGAERAETMAQIADGCENWGFFQLVNHGIPTELLERVKKVCSESYRLREAAFRSSEPVRTLEALVEAERRGEAAAPVDDMDWEDIFYLHDDTQSWPSSPPGFKETMHEYRAELKKLAERVMEAMDDNLGLETGRIKAAFTGHGRHAPCFGTKVSHYPPCPRPDLVTGLRAHTDAGGVILLFQDDKVGGLEVLKGGEWLSVQPLADAIVVNTGDQIEVLSNGRYRSAWHRVLPMRDANRRSVASFYNPAFEAAISPAVAGAGGEYPESYVFGDYMDVYSKHKFEAKEPRFEAVKAPAKATA